Within Deinococcus actinosclerus, the genomic segment CCTCAAGCTAGCCACGCCGCTGATCTTCACCGGCCTGAGCGTGGCCTTCGCCTTCCGCACGGGCCTGTTCAACATCGGCGCGCCCGGGCAGCTCACCATGGGCGCCATCGCCGCCATGCTGGTGGGCGTGTACGGCCCGGCCAGCCTGGGCTACGGCCTGCTGGCCCTGAGCGTCCTGGCGGCCGCCGCCGGCGGCGCGCTGTGGGGGGCCATTCCGGGTCTCCTGAAGGCGCGCTTCGGCTCCAGCGAGGTCATCAACACCATCATGCTGAACTACATCGCCTCGGCGGTGCTGGTGTTCCTGATCGGCAGCGACTCCTTCCCGTTCCTGGGCCGCGAGTACCCGCAGCCGCTCAAGGCCCCGGGTTCGAACCCACAGAGCGAACTGCTGCACGGCGAGGCCCAGCTGCGGCCCCTGCTGGAAGTCCTGAACGTCGGGCAGAACGGCCAGGTGGCCCTGAGTATCGGGCTGCTGGTGGCGCTGGTGGCCTTCGTGATCGTGCGCCTGCTCGTCCGCAAGAACCGCAGCCTGATCGCCCTGGCCGTGGCCGCCGCGCTGGGCGCGCTGACGTGGCGCATCGGGATTCCCGTCAGCGTGACCGGCAGCCAGCTGAACGGCGCGTTCCTGATCGCGCTGCTGTGCGCGGCGGGCTTCGGGATGCTGATGTGGCGCACCGCCGCCGGGTACGCCCTGCGCGCCGTGGGCCTGTCGCCCAAGGCCGCCGAATACGGCGGGATCAGCGTCGCGAAGAACACCATCCTGGCCATGACCATCGCGGGCATGTTCGCGGGGCTGGCCGGCACGCACTACGTAAACGGCGGCGCGCTCGACGAGTACCGCCTCAAGCAGAACATGCCCGTGAACGTCGGCTTCGACGGGATCGCCGTGGCCCTGATGGGCCAGAGCACCCCGGCGGGCGTGGTGGCGTCGAGCGTGCTGTTCGGCACCATCGACACCGGGGCAGTCAGCGTGACCACCAAGCTCGCCAAGGTGAACAGTGACATCGTGACGGTGCTCAAGGCCCTGATCGTGCTGTTCATCGCGGCGGGCGGCTTCCTGAGCCGCCGCGTGACCTCGCCCCCACCGCCCGCACTGGCGGCCGCCGCCGCGCGCCACGAGACGCCCGCCGCCGTCGAGACCGCCACACCCCTCACCCCGCAGCCGAACGTGGGCCAGGCCAGCGAGGACATCACCCGGGAAGGGAACAAGTAATGGACGGCTTCATCGCTCAGATTTTCACCACGGCGTTCCTCGCCACCTTCATCCGTAGCGTCGTGCCGCTGCTCCTGACGGCACTGGGCGGCCTGTTCAGCGAACGCAGCGGCGTCGTGAACATCGCCCTGGAGGGTCTGATCATCTTCGGGGCGCTGGCGGCGGCCGTCAGCACGCAGCTGCTCACGCCCAGCCTGGGTCAGGCGGCCCCCTGGGTGGGCTGGCTGGTCGGCATGCTGGTCGGCGGGCTCATCGCCTGGATCCACGCGGTGCTCAGCATCAAGTACCGCGCCGACCAGGTCATCAGCGGCACCGCGATCAACCTGCTCGCGACCGGCGTGCCCGCCGTACTGCTGACCGCGCTCTACGGCGTGTCCAACGAGAGCCCCAAGGTCGAGTACGCGCTGCCGCTGTGGGGCGCCGGGGAGCTGCGCTTCTCGCCGCCGGTGTACTTCGCGTTCCTGGCGGTCGCCATCACCTGGTACGTGATGTACCGCACGCCGTACGGCCTGCGCCTGCGCGCCACGGGTGAGCAGCCCGGCGCCGCCGCCAGCATGGGCGTGAACGTGCGCCGCATGCGCTACAGCGCCGTGATTCTCTCCGGCGTGCTGGCCGGCACCGCCGGGGCGTTCCTGAGCATCGGCAACCTCGACTCGTACGTGCGTAACATCAGCGCCGGCGCGGGCTTCATCGCGCTGGCCGCGCTGATCTTCGGCCAGTGGAAACCGCTGGGGGTCCTGGGCGCCACGCTGCTGTTCGGACTGCTGCAGGCCCTGAGCATCGCGCTGGGCGGCCAGAACCTGCTGCCGAGCACGCTGGTCCAGGCCCTGCCGTACCTGATCACGATCCTGGCGCTGATCTTCACCGGCCGCAGCCGCGCGCCCAAGGCGCTGGGCCGCCCGTACGACAGCTGACGTCCGCCGGACGCCGGGGCGGGGGCCACTTCTGGTGAGGTGGCCCCCGCCGCCGTGTCCCGGTCTGCGCGGGGCAGATGCGCTACCCTGGGCGGTACCGTGATGACGTTCGGCGCTGCTCTTCGACAGGCCCGCGAGGGCATGGGTCTCAGCGTGCAGGATGTGGCGCTGCGCACCAAGATCCGCGGGGATTACCTGCGCGCGCTCGAGGACGGGCACCTGACCGCGCTGCCGGAACGCACCTTCGCCCGCTCCTACCTCCACCGCTACGCGCGGGAACTGGGCCTCGATCCACAGCCGCTGCTGGCGGATTTCGACCGGGTGATGCCCACCCCGGTCAGTAGCAGAGGGCCGGTCCCGCCCGTCTCCCGCAGGACGCCACCCGCGCGGCGCCGCCTGCCGGTCGGGGCATTAGTGGGACTCGCCCTGCTGGTGGTGGCGGGCGGCGCCGGTTATCTGGTCAGCCAGCGCACCCAGGGTGCACCCGCCGTCAGTGGGGCCACGACCGGCGAACCGGCGCCCGCCGCGGCAACCCGCACGGTGCGCCTGACCGTGAAGGTGACCCCGCCGGGCGCGCGAGTGTACCTCGACAACCGGGACCTGGGCGCCGCGCCGGTTCTCGCCTTTCCTGCCGACGCGCGCGCGCAGGCCGAACTGCGGGTCGAACTCGCGGGGCGTGAACCCCTGCGGCAGACCGTGGATGTCAGCCGCAGCCGCGACCTGCGCGTGACCCTGAAGCCCAAGGGTACCCCCAGCGTCCTCAGCGACGCCGCTCAAGCCCAGCCCCGGCCCACCGCGGCGGCGCCCTCGGGCAGTGCGCCGGCGGCCGCCGCCACGCCGGATAAGGCCCGCGCGGCAGCCACCCCGCCCGCACAGACCGGCGTGAAGGTCACCTACAGCGGGCCCTCGTGGACGCGCGTGACCGATGGCAGCGGCCGGATCGTGTTCGAGGGTACGCCCGCGGCCGGGACCGTCAAGACCTTCCCGAAAGGAATCACGATCCGCACCGGCAACGCCGCGGCCGTGAAGGTCAGCGTGGACGGCGCCCCCGGGCAGCCCCTGGGCCAGTCCGGGCAGGTCGTGACCCGCACCTTCTGAGGACCGCGCTCACCCCAGGCTGGCGCGCCCGAAACCCCGAACTGATCCGCGTGGCGACCGGCGTTCGGGGCCGGAGCAGGCCATCACGCTGTCCCCCCGTCAGGTGGGATCACCCCGCCCCCGCCTCGCCTCTGAGCCTGCAGGGCGCGTTTCAGCCGGCCGGACCACGCCGGCTGGCGTCCGGCTGGTCCGGAGCCGCAAAGGATTCTCAAGCGGCGTCCCGGCGCCCTGATCTACAGTGAGGGCGTGAGTCGTCCCTCTGCCCGTCCGCCTGCCGCGCCGCCCCAACCGAACGCCTTCCAGTACGTGTGGCGCAGCCCCTGGGTGCGTCTGCTCGTCTTCCTCGTAGGGTTCTACGTCCTGTACCGCTTCGTGGGTCAGATCAGGACCGTCCTGATCGACTTCGCGGTGGCGTTCCTGATCGCCTACCTGGCCAATCCGCTGCTGAACTGGCTGGAACGCGGACGGGTACGGCGCGGGCTGGGGGTCTTCTTCGTGGTGCTGATCTTCGCGGCGCTGCTCAGCATGGCCGGGCTGCTGCTCGCCACGGTGTCCGGGCAGCTGATCACGCTGCTCCAGAAACTGCCCGACCAGATCGGCTCGCTGGGCGACGTGCTCGACCGCGTGACGTCCTGGCTGACGGACCGTGGCGTCCCGGGCCTGGCCGACTCGCGCGAGCGGCTGATCACGGCGGCGCAGGACTACGTGCAGAACATCGGCAAGAACATCGTCCCGATCCTGCAGAACGCGCTGTCCTCGACCGGCACGCTGCTCAGCGGTCTGGTGTCCATCGGGGGCATGGTGGGGCAGATCCTGCTTATCCTGCTAATGAGCATCTACCTGATGATCGACTACAGCCGCGTGAACGCCGCGCTGCTGCGGGTCTTCCCGCGTCCCTGGCAGCCGCGCGTGCAGGAGTTCAGCGATCTGGTCGGCACGGCAGTCGGCGGGTACGTCCGTGGTCAGCTGCTGATCGCGTCCTTTATCGGCGTGTTCGTGTGGCTGGGCCTGACCATCGTGGGGATTCCCAGCGCCGCCGCCATCGGGTTCCTGGCCGGGGCGTTCAACATCGTGCCGTACCTGGGGCCGATCATCGGCGCCACGCCGGCGATCCTGCTGGCCCTGACCCTGCCGGGCGCGCTCATCAAGATCGTCCTGGTGATCGTGGTGTTCGTGGCGGCCAACCAGATCGAGGGGAATTTCCTCAGTCCGTACATCCTGAGCCGCACCACGGACCTGCACCCCATCACGGTACTTGTCGCCATCCTGATCGGCGCGTCCCTGCTGGGCTTTGCGGGGGCGCTGCTCGCCGTGCCGCTGGTGGCCCTGGGCAAGCTGATGCTTCAGCGCTACTACTACCCCAGCCGCGTGTATACCGACGGCCCCTGAACACCTGCGATCACGGTAGAAGCCCGGCGGTCCGTCACAGGACGCCGGGCTTTCTGCGGCCGTCGGATGAGGCGCTCACCCCTGCGCCAGCCGGCGGTCCGGCAACCAGCGACCCGGCAGCCCGCGGCAACCGCAGCCGCGCCGGCGCGTCGAGGGCCCGCTCCGATGCCGGTGAGAGGTGAGCCGGCACCACACACCACATCAGAACGGCGCCCGCTCTCACCGTGTGGGTGGAAGCGGGCGCCGCGGGGGGGGGTCTGATCAGACCAGTTCGATCAGGGCCATGGTGACGCCGTCACCGCGGCGGGTGCCCACGCGCAGGATGCGGGTGTAGCCACCGGGACGCTCGGCGTACTTGGGGGCCACTTCGTCCATGACTTTACGCAGCACGGCGTTGTCGTGGATGTCCTGGGCGACGAGACGGCGGGCGTGCAGATCGCCGCCCTTGGCGGTGGTGATCAGTTTCTCGACGAAGGGGCGCAGCTCCTTGGCCTTCGTGAGGGTCGTCTGGATGCGGCCCTCGCGCAGCAGGGCCGTCGCCTGGGCGCGGGCCAGGGCGGTGCGGGCGCTGCTGTTGCGGTTGAGCTTGCGACCGGCTTTACCGTGACGCATAAGGTATCTCCTTGGGGTTCAGTCGGCTCAGTCGCGCAGGGCGAGGCCGAACTGGGCGAGTTGCTGCTTGATCTCGTCGAGGCTGCGCTCACCGATGCCGGGGACCTTCTTCAGGTCACGGTCGGACAGAGCACACAGGGCGTCCACGCTGTCGATGCCTTCTTCCTTCAGGGAGTGCAGCACGCGGGTGGTGAGGCCCAGACCCTCGAGGGTCACGCGGGGCGAGTCCATCTCGGCGGGGTAGTCGCCGGGGTTCAGGTTCAGGCTGGCGGTGCTGGGCGGCAGGTCGTACACGTTCGGCGCGGTGGGCGCGGGGGTGTAGACGGGCTGCTGATACTCGGGCGCGGCGGCGGGGAGGGTCTCCACGTTGCCGAACACCGTGAGTTCATCACGCAGGATTTCAACAGCCTTGTCCAGGGTGTCCTGGGGGCTGGTGCTGCCGTCGGTCCAGACGCGCAGGATCAGGCGGTCCAGGTCAGTCTGCTGGCCCACGCGGGTGTTCTCGACGTGGTACGCCACGCGGCGCACGGGGGAGAACATCGCGTCGACGGGGATCGAGTTGATGCGGTCCTTGGTGGCGTGCTTGTCCGCGGGGACGTAGCCTTCGCCTTCCTCGATCCGCACTTCCATGACCAGTTTGCCGTCCTCGGCGAGGTTGGCGATGACCAGGTCGGGGTTGACGATCTCGGCGTCGCTGGGAACCTCGAAGGCGCTGGCCTTGACGACGCCTTCGCCCTGCGCGCGCAGGGTGAGGGTCTTGGGGCCGGTCGCGTGGAATTTCACCACGAGTTCCTTGAGGTTCAGGATGATCTGGATGACGTCTTCCTTGACGCCGGGGATGGTGGAGAACTCGTGCAGGACGTCCTCAATGTACACACTGGTCACAGCGGTACCGGGGATGGAGGACATCAGGATGCGCCGGATGGGGTTCCCGATGGTGACGCCGTAGCCGCGGGTGAGCGGTTCCAGGACGAACTCGCCGTAGTCGCCGTCCACACGGGCCTTGAGTTGAGGGCGCTTTTGATCCACTGGGGCCTCCTGATTTAGCGCGAGTAGTACTCGATGATGAAGTTCTCGTTAATGGGGAGGGCGAGGTCTTCACGCGCGGGGAGGCGGGAGAAGGTGCCCTTGAAGTTCTCGGCGTCCAGTTCGACCCAGGGGCTCACGCGGCGGCGCTTCTGCGCTTCCATGTTTTCCTGGATGAAGCCGATCTTGCGGCCCAGGTCGGACACGCTGATCTCGTCGCCGATCTTGACGCGGTAGCTGGCGATGTCGACCTTCTTGCCGTTGACCAGGATGTGGCCGTGGCCGACGAACTGGCGGGCCTGGCGGCGGGTGCTCGCGAAGCCCATGCGGAAGACGACGTTGTCCAGGCGGCGTTCGAGCAGCTGCAGGAACACGGTGCCGGTCACGCCGGGAACGTTGGCCGCTTCCTCGAAGAGGTTACGGAACTGCTTTTCCCCGATGCCGTACAGGCGGGCGAGTTTCTGCTTTTCGCGCAGACGCACGCTGTAGTCGCTGGGGCGGCCGCGGCCACGGCGCTGGCCGTGCTGGCCGGGCGCGTAGGGGCGCTTGTCCAGGTACTTCTGGACTTTTTCGGTCTCCGCGAGGTTGATGCCTTCGCGGCGGCTGAGTTTGGTAATCGATCCACGGAAACGACCCATGTTTGACTCTCCTTGCGGCGCTTCCCCTGGGGGGAGGCCGGGTCTGCGGCCCTCTGTTGCCCGCCTCCGTTGCCTGTGGTGGGGCTTACGTCACGTGGGACGGTGGAGGCGGGGCAGGTGGGCGCGCGCGTGCGCGTTAAGCGCGGAACTTCTTCTTGGGGCGGCAGCCGTTGTGCGGCACGGGGGTGTCGTCCATGATGGACTTCACTTCGATGCCCGACGCCTGGATGGCGCGGATGGCCTGCTCACGGCCGGAGCCGCTGCCGCGCACGATCACGTCGACAATGTTCATGCCGAAGGTCTGCTGGGCCTTCTTGACGGCGTCAGCGGCGGCCAGCTGGGCGGCGTAGGGCGTGCCCTTCTTGCTGCCCTTGTAACCGATCGTCCCGCCGCTGCTCCAGGCAACGCTGTTGCCGTCGAGGTCGGTGATGGTGACGATGGTGTTGTTGTAGCTGGCGTGCACGTACGCGCGGCCAGCGCTGATGTTGCGCCGGGCGCGGCGCGGGGTCTTGCCTTTGGTGCTCTTCGCCATGGCTTACTTCCTCGTGGCCTTTTTCTTGCCGGCGACGGTCTTGCGGGGGCCCTTGCGGGTGCGCGCGTTCGTCTTGGTGCGCTGGCCGCGCACGGGCAGACCGCGGCGGTGACGCAGGCCGCGGTAGGCGCCGATGTCCATCAGGCGCTTGATGTTCTGGCCGACTTCGCTGCGGAGGTCACCTTCGACCTTGTAGGTCTTCTCGATGGCTTCACGCAGGGTGCTCTGCTCGCCTTCGCTGAGGTTCTTGACGCGGGTGTCCGGGTTGATGCCGGTGCGCTCCAGAACTTCTTTGCTGCGGGTCAGGCCGATGCCGTAGATGTAGGTGAGCGCGATTTCGACGCGCTTTTCGCGGGGCAGGTCAACGCCAGCAATACGCGCCATGATTAACCCTGCCTCTGCTTGTGCTTGACGTTGGAGCAAATGACCAGCACGCGACCATGGCGGCGGATCACTTTGCAGTTGTCGCACATCTTTTTGACACTGCTACGAACTTTCATTGCTTCCTCCTCGCGCCGCCGCGCCCGCGCCCCATCATGGGCGGCAGACTGGCAGCGCTCGACCCCCCTCCCACCTCTGCGGGTGGGGAATCTGTTGGGTACTTCGGCCGGGGTCTTACTTGCGGTAGACGATGCGTCCGCGCGTCGTGTCGTAGGGACTGATTTCCAGAACCACACGGTCCCCGGGCAGGATGCGGATGTAGTGGATGCGCATCTTGCCGCTGATGTAAGCCAGGATGTCGTGCCCGGTGTCGAGCTTCACGCGGAACGTGGTGTTTGGCAGCGCCTCTTCAACCACGCCCTCGGCCCGCACGGTATCGGACTCTTCCTTCTTACGCTTTTCCCGCTGTTCCGGCATCTTTCGTCTCGCCACGCAACCTCCAGGCCTGATACAAGCCAAACGTAAAGGTATCATGACCCTTCCCGGAACGGCAAGGCCGGAGCGGGGGTGGGCCGGGCGGCGCCACCGTGATCCGCCCAGGCGTTCGCCTATTCCGGACGCAGGCCGTCGAGGACCTCCTGCCAGAAGTTCAGGCAGGCCTGCTCGTACAGTTCGCCCATCCGCAGGGTGCGCGTGAAGGGGGGTCGGTCGGGCAGCGCGCAGGGATCGGCCTGCATCATGGCGTGGTAGGTGTCCAGCCGCTCCCGGTGCTGGCGCAGCTGCCCGGCGGCCAGGTCGCGCAGGGCGGCGTGATCGTCTTCAGGCGTGAAGAACATCCGCAGCAGCCCCGGGTCGCGCAGCTCCGGCAGCCCGGCGGGACTGCGGCGCCACGCCTCCAGCGCGTCGCGGCCCGCGTCGGTGATCTGGAAGAGGCGGCGGCGGCGGCCCGCGTCCTCCTGGGTCTCGGTAAGCAGGCCAAGCGTGACGAGACGCTGCGGTTCGGCGTACAGCTGCGACCGGGGGAAGGTCCAGAAGAAGCCCACCGACTCGTCCGCCCAGCGTTTGAGGTCGTAGGCGGTGGCGGGTCCCGCGTGATTCAGGAAGCCCAGCACGATGAACGCGGAGGGGCCCAGGGTTGCGTCCGGCATGACTGGAGCGTACCATCAGGTCAGACCATCCATAATGGACCATTTGACCTGGATGGTCAGGAGGAGTCATGACCCGCAGCGCCACGACCATCCCCGACCACCGCCCGGTCCGCCTGACCGCCGAACTGGACGGCCCCTTCGCCGTCTTCCTGATCGGGGCGCGCCTGAACCAGCCCTGGAACGTTCCCGCGTGGCTCCCGGTGTTCCGGGCCATGCCCCGCATGCTGCGCGAACTCCAGGCGCAGCCCGAGCTGGGGCTGCTGGGCGGCCAGACCCACGGCACCACCCTGATCCAGTACTGGCGCAGCGCCGAGCACCTCCAGGCCTACGCGCACGCCCGCGACCACGCCCACCTCCCCGCGTGGCGGGCCTTCAACCAGGCGGCGCGGCGGCATCCCGGCGCGGTCGGCATCTGGCACGAGACCTACCTGATCCAGCCCGGCGGGTACGAGACCATGTACGTGGATATGCCCCCCTTCGGCCTGGGCCGCGCCGGCACCCTGCTTCCCGCCACCGGACGTCGCCAGAGTGCCCAGGGCCGACTGAGCAGCCCCCACACTGCAGCAGGCACCGGCACCTGAGCTCTACTCCCCCGGAGCGGCGTGTCACGCTGACGGCATGCACCCGCCCGCCGCGTTGACCGGCGCCCTGACCCTGATCGCCCGGGCACCCACCCTCTGGCCCGGGTTCGCGCCACGGCGCACGCCGCTGCTGACCTTCGACGGTACATACACGTGGCTGCACCACGCCGATCCGGGTGGGGACGGCTGGGCCCGCGTGGACGGCGCGTGGGTGTGGCCGGGCCGCCACCCGGCGCTGAGCGCGCACACCGCCGTCACCCTGCCGGGCGGCCTGGGCGCGGCGGGCGTGCTGCTGCTCGACCTGCCCCTGCCCGGCGACCCCGATCAGGCGGCGCGGACGCTCGCCGCCACGCTGATCCACGAGGCCTTCCACGTGTACCAGGGCGCCACGCCGTCCCCCGCGTGGCCCGCTCCGGAACTGGCCGCCCTGACCACCCCACCCGGGCGGAGGTCCGCCACGCCCGCGCCGAGGAGACTCACTGGCTGCGACTGGCCCTGCGCGCGGGAGACGGGGCCTGGATGACGCCCGCGCGGCACGCCCTGCACTGGCGCGCCCGGCGGCACGCGCAGCTGGACGCGGCCCACTGCACGTTCGAGACGCGCATGGAGACCACCGAGGGCCTCGCCCTGTACGTCGAGACGCGCTTCCTGGCGGACCACCCCGACCTCGACCCGGAGGCGGCCACCCGGCAGACCCCGCGCGGCTGGAGTTACCGCAGCGGCGCGGCCCTGGCGCACCTGCTGGAGCGCACCGGCACGTCCTGGCCTGCGGAGGTCCTCGCCGGGCGCGCCCTGGCCGACCTGCTGACCGGACAGGTCGGGGCTCCCCGGCCCGCCGCGCCCCACCCGGACCTGAGAGGCGCCGCGCAGGCTGCGGCCGACGGGCACGACGCGGATCTGAGCGCCCGGCTGGCGGCCTTTCACGCCCAGCCCGGTTCCACGCTGCACCTGAGCAGCCCCGGCGGCCTGCGTCTCAGCGGATTCGACCCGATGAACCTGTACCCCTTGGGGGACGGCGCACTGCTGCACGCCCGGCACGTCAGGCTGCGCGGCCCCGGCGCCGACCTGCTCACCGTCGGTCACCCCGTCCTGACGCGCGGCCCGGACCTGTTCGACGTGCACGAGGTGACACTACGCGGCCTGCCCGCACCCACGGTCCACGGGGGACGCTGGCGGATCCGCACGCCCACCCTGACCGTCAACCTGCCCGCCGAGACCGTGCGGAGCACGCCGGACGGCTGGTCAGTCCGTCTCGACTGACGGCACACGCCACGGGCCCCACGTCAGCTCCTCCGGAGCGGCCGGGCGCGCCACGTGGAACCCCTGGATCAGGTCGCAGCCCCACCCGCGCAGGTCCCGCCACTGCTCGGGCCGCTCGACGCCCTCGGCGACCACCTGCACGCCCGCCTCGTGGGCGAAGGTGATCAGCGCCCGCACGATCGGCCGCGAGGACCGCGCCGGGGGGAGCGCGTCCTGATCCTGAATGAGCGACCGGTCGATCTTCAGCCAGCGCGCCGGGAGGCGGTGCAGGCGACTGATGCTGGAGTACCCGGTGCCGAAATCGTCGAGCGCCAGCGGCAGGCCCAGTTCCGCCACGCGCGCCACGTGCGCCTCGCCGTCCTGGCCCAGCACCGCGCCCTCCGTCACCTCCAGGATCAGGGCCTCGGCGTCCAGACCGAACTCGTCCAGGGCGGCCTGCACCACCGCCGCGAAATTCGGCTGCGCCAGCTGACGCGGCGCCACGTTCACCGACACGCGCAGCGCCGGGCGTTCCCGCCGCCACACCTGCAGCTGCCGCGCCGCCTCGCGCAGCACCCACGCGCCCAGCGTCACGATCAGCTCCGTGCCCTCGATCAGCGGAATGAACCGCCCGGGGGGCACCAGCCCCAGCTGCGGATGCCGCCAGCGCAGCAGGGCCTCCAGCGCGCGCACCTCGCCGCCCGCGGCGTCCACGATGGGCTGGTAGTGCAGGCAGAACTCCTCGCGGGTCAGCGCGCCCTGAAGCGCCTGCTCCAGTTCCAGGCGTTCCAGCGCGGACTCGCCCAGCGTGGTGTGAAAGCGCCGCACCGCGTGCCGGTCCTGCTTGGCGAGGTACATCGCCAGATCCGCGTTCTTCTGCAGCGTGCGGACGTCCTGACCGTCGTCCGGGAAGACCGCCACCCCGATCGACGCGGTGACGGTCAGCGTCCGCGTCGCCAGCGTCACCGGAGCGGACAGGGCACCCAGCAGGCGCTGCGCGGCCAGTTCGGCCTCCTCGTGCGCCCGCACGCCCCGCAGCAGCACCGTGAACTCGTCCCCGCCCTGACGCGCCACCAGATCGCCCTCACGCACCGCGCCGCGCAGCCGCTCGGCGATCTGCACGAGCAGCTGGTCGCCGGTGTCGTGCCCGAGCGAGTCGTTGACCTGCTTGAAGTGATCGAGATCGATGAACAGCACGCCCACCCGCGCCTGCGCCGTGACGGCCCGCTGCAGCTCCGCCTCGAACGCCGCGCGGTTGAGCAGTCCGGTCAGTGCGTCGTGCCGCGCCTGATGCGCCAGCCGGGCCTGCGCCTCCTGTAGCGCCACGTTCGCGCTGCTCAGCTGCGCGCTGCGCACGCGTTCCTGCTCGGCCCGGTGCGCGAGCTGTTCGAGTTTCATCTGCGTGGCGGTGACCTGCGTGCGCCGCTGGAGCAGCTCGGTCAGGGCCTGCCGCTCCAGTTCGGCGGTCACCCGCGCCGAGCGCAGCGCCCCGGCTACGTCGCCCTCGGTTTCCAGCAGGTTCGACAGCGCCTGATGCGCCTCGATCTGCCGGAAGATCACGCCCAGCTCGTCCGCCAGGGTCACGGCCTGCTCCAGCGCGGCGCGCGCAGTGCCGTCCCCCAGCGCGAGCAGCGCCTGCCCGCGCAGGACCAGCGCGTCGCAGAGGTTCTCGCGGTCACCGAGGGCCTGCGAGCCGCGCGCCGCCTGCTGCGCCTGCTCCAGCGCCTCCCCGGGGCGGCCCAGCCCGAGCAGGTTCGCGGCCATGTTCGCCCGCAGCAGGAACTCGTGCTGCCGGTAGCCCTGCGCCTGCGCGCGCCTCAGCGTCTCGCGGTTCAGGGCCAGGGCGGCCTCGAACCGGCCGAGGTAGTGGGTGTCCAGCGCGGCGTTGATCGACGCGCTGGACACCATCAGGTCATGCCCGATCTCCCGTGCCAGGGCCAGCGAATCCTGATGGTAGGCCAGCGCCGACTCGTAGTCCCGCAGGTCCAGGTACAGGTTCCCGATGTTGTTCAGCGTGCGCGCCTGCGCCACCCGGTCACCGCTCGCCTGACCCAGCTGCAACCCGTGCAGGTGGCGGTCCATCCCCGCCCCGTACTGCCCCAGCGTGACCAGCGTGATCGCCTGCCCGTTCACCGCGCGGGCCTGCGTGACGACCTCCCCGAGCCGGGCGGCCAGCGCCTCGCTCTGCCCGAACTGCGCCAGCGCCTCCTGGTATTCCGACAGGTAGTAGTGCCCGTAGCCCCGCAGCATCCGCGCGCGCGCCTCGCCCGTCCCGTACCCCAGCGGGCCCGCCAGATTCAGCGCCTGGAGCGCCAGGTCCTGCGACTGCTGCATGGACGTCATGAGCAGCGCGTCGGCCTCGTCGTTCAGGCGATCCACCTCCAGGCGCGGGTCGGCGCCGGAGGAAGCAGGACAGGGGGATTCGGGATGATCCACGGTTGGGGGTCTCCTGGCTGATGTGCCCGCCACCATAGGCGCGCGCCGCTGACAGGTTTCTGAACGGCGCGCGCCGCCCCCTGGCCTTAACCTGCCGCGCCGCCCCGCACCACGAGGCCCTGTTCGCCCGCCCACGCGCCGGGATCCTCGCCGCGCAGCGCGGCGGCCAGCAGGCCCGGGAAGTGCGCGGGCGTGCAGGCGAAGGCCGGGATGTCCAGGCCCGCCAGGGCGCGCGCCACGCCGTGGTCGAAGCTGGGCGCGCCGTCGTCCGACAGGGCCAGCAGCGCCACGACCAGCACGCCACTCTCGCGCAGCGCGCGGGCACGGGCGAGCATCTCGCGCTCGTTGCCGCCCTCGAACAGGTCGCTCAGGAGGACCAGCACCGTCTGCTCGGGCCGCTCGATCACGCCCTGGCAGTACGCCAGCGCCCGGTTGATGTCGGTGCCGCCGCCCAGTTGCAGGCCGTACAGCAGTTCCACCGGGTCGCTCAGGTGCTCGGTCAGGTCCGCGACCGCCGTGTCGAAGGCCACCACGCGCG encodes:
- a CDS encoding ABC transporter permease; translated protein: MTHDSPPRPSGDAARIALIACAVAALGMLLFPLAALGRGFSADAVLLHLTGSVLNLTSNQQAPLPPTGTALALAWATLGTLLVTLAGAWQRQRWFWLTGLLTFGLATAAVIVLGGALDDQTRRVLADTTLRPGAKRQLGNFYASGGMNLGLFLPALAGLIAAGAGLSARAWWWQTFNRMRSLLVPAAAIGLAVLVGAVVVLIVQPSINQSGAPMSLWGAWLAKSDLVYFVYSTLFAPVTALNPLLDSLKLATPLIFTGLSVAFAFRTGLFNIGAPGQLTMGAIAAMLVGVYGPASLGYGLLALSVLAAAAGGALWGAIPGLLKARFGSSEVINTIMLNYIASAVLVFLIGSDSFPFLGREYPQPLKAPGSNPQSELLHGEAQLRPLLEVLNVGQNGQVALSIGLLVALVAFVIVRLLVRKNRSLIALAVAAALGALTWRIGIPVSVTGSQLNGAFLIALLCAAGFGMLMWRTAAGYALRAVGLSPKAAEYGGISVAKNTILAMTIAGMFAGLAGTHYVNGGALDEYRLKQNMPVNVGFDGIAVALMGQSTPAGVVASSVLFGTIDTGAVSVTTKLAKVNSDIVTVLKALIVLFIAAGGFLSRRVTSPPPPALAAAAARHETPAAVETATPLTPQPNVGQASEDITREGNK
- a CDS encoding ABC transporter permease encodes the protein MDGFIAQIFTTAFLATFIRSVVPLLLTALGGLFSERSGVVNIALEGLIIFGALAAAVSTQLLTPSLGQAAPWVGWLVGMLVGGLIAWIHAVLSIKYRADQVISGTAINLLATGVPAVLLTALYGVSNESPKVEYALPLWGAGELRFSPPVYFAFLAVAITWYVMYRTPYGLRLRATGEQPGAAASMGVNVRRMRYSAVILSGVLAGTAGAFLSIGNLDSYVRNISAGAGFIALAALIFGQWKPLGVLGATLLFGLLQALSIALGGQNLLPSTLVQALPYLITILALIFTGRSRAPKALGRPYDS
- a CDS encoding RodZ domain-containing protein, which encodes MTFGAALRQAREGMGLSVQDVALRTKIRGDYLRALEDGHLTALPERTFARSYLHRYARELGLDPQPLLADFDRVMPTPVSSRGPVPPVSRRTPPARRRLPVGALVGLALLVVAGGAGYLVSQRTQGAPAVSGATTGEPAPAAATRTVRLTVKVTPPGARVYLDNRDLGAAPVLAFPADARAQAELRVELAGREPLRQTVDVSRSRDLRVTLKPKGTPSVLSDAAQAQPRPTAAAPSGSAPAAAATPDKARAAATPPAQTGVKVTYSGPSWTRVTDGSGRIVFEGTPAAGTVKTFPKGITIRTGNAAAVKVSVDGAPGQPLGQSGQVVTRTF
- a CDS encoding AI-2E family transporter — its product is MSRPSARPPAAPPQPNAFQYVWRSPWVRLLVFLVGFYVLYRFVGQIRTVLIDFAVAFLIAYLANPLLNWLERGRVRRGLGVFFVVLIFAALLSMAGLLLATVSGQLITLLQKLPDQIGSLGDVLDRVTSWLTDRGVPGLADSRERLITAAQDYVQNIGKNIVPILQNALSSTGTLLSGLVSIGGMVGQILLILLMSIYLMIDYSRVNAALLRVFPRPWQPRVQEFSDLVGTAVGGYVRGQLLIASFIGVFVWLGLTIVGIPSAAAIGFLAGAFNIVPYLGPIIGATPAILLALTLPGALIKIVLVIVVFVAANQIEGNFLSPYILSRTTDLHPITVLVAILIGASLLGFAGALLAVPLVALGKLMLQRYYYPSRVYTDGP
- the rplQ gene encoding 50S ribosomal protein L17; this translates as MRHGKAGRKLNRNSSARTALARAQATALLREGRIQTTLTKAKELRPFVEKLITTAKGGDLHARRLVAQDIHDNAVLRKVMDEVAPKYAERPGGYTRILRVGTRRGDGVTMALIELV
- a CDS encoding DNA-directed RNA polymerase subunit alpha; the encoded protein is MDQKRPQLKARVDGDYGEFVLEPLTRGYGVTIGNPIRRILMSSIPGTAVTSVYIEDVLHEFSTIPGVKEDVIQIILNLKELVVKFHATGPKTLTLRAQGEGVVKASAFEVPSDAEIVNPDLVIANLAEDGKLVMEVRIEEGEGYVPADKHATKDRINSIPVDAMFSPVRRVAYHVENTRVGQQTDLDRLILRVWTDGSTSPQDTLDKAVEILRDELTVFGNVETLPAAAPEYQQPVYTPAPTAPNVYDLPPSTASLNLNPGDYPAEMDSPRVTLEGLGLTTRVLHSLKEEGIDSVDALCALSDRDLKKVPGIGERSLDEIKQQLAQFGLALRD